A single Gasterosteus aculeatus chromosome 2, fGasAcu3.hap1.1, whole genome shotgun sequence DNA region contains:
- the LOC120829371 gene encoding monocarboxylate transporter 1, translating to MPPAPAGPVRPPPPEGGWGWAVVLGAFISIGFSYAFPKSITVFFKEIEVIFDATPSQVSWISSIMLAVMYAGGPISSILVNKFGSRPIILVGGCLAGSGLVAASFCNTVGQLYFFIGVVGGLGLAFNLNPALTMIGQYFYKRRPIANGIAMAGSPVFLSTLAPLNTWLYDQFGWRGSFLILGGLLLNCCVAGSLMRPLVSKVQLSKPDPEADTVKAVDSLAPQPKKTVLQTINSFIDLTLFKHRGFLLYLFGNVIMFFGLFAPLVFLSNFAKSKDISKEKAAFLLSVLALVDMFARPSMGMLANTKWVRPRIQYFFAAAVLYNGVCHVLAPLSEDYTGFVVYAIFFGFAFGWLSAVLFETLMDLVGAQRFSSAVGLVTIVECGPVLLGPPLTGQFYNYYQRYDYTYISCGIILIVASLILFLGMGLNYRLLAKEKKNEERKEREEPKEERAAMLAPPSPSKSDGENAEPAAVVLDEVARMDEDTV from the exons ATGCCTCCCGCGCCGGCTGGGcctgtgcgccccccccctcccgaagGTGGCTGGGGCTGGGCGGTGGTACTGGGGGCTTTCATCTCCATCGGCTTCTCCTACGCCTTCCCCAAGTCCATCACCGTGTTCTTCAAGGAGATAGAGGTCATCTTTGATGCCACGCCCAGTCAGGTGTCCTGGATCTCCTCCATCATGCTGGCCGTCATGTATGCTGGAG GTCCAATCAGCAGCATCCTCGTGAATAAATTTGGCAGTCGACCAATCATCTTAGTCGGAGGTTGTCTTGCCGGCTCGGGACTCGTCGCGGCCTCCTTCTGCAACACAGTGGGGCAGCTCTACTTCTTCATAGGCGTAGTGGGAG GTTTGGGGCTTGCATTCAACTTGAATCCAGCCCTCACCATGATCGGTCAGTACTTCTACAAGCGGCGTCCCATCGCCAATGGCATCGCTATGGCAGGCAGCCCCGTGTTCCTGTCCACGCTGGCTCCCCTCAACACCTGGCTGTACGACCAGTTTGGGTGGAGAGGCAGCTTCCTCATCCTGGGGGGGCTTCTGCTCAACTGCTGCGTGGCCGGCTCCCTGATGCGCCCCCTCGTGTCCAAAGTGCAGCTGTCCAAACCCGACCCAGAGGCGGACACTGTCAAGGCGGTGGATTCCCTGGCGCCACAGCCTAAGAAGACAGTCCTGCAGACCATCAACTCCTTCATCGACCTGACGCTGTTCAAACACCGCGGCTTCCTGCTCTACCTCTTCGGCAACGTCATCATGTTCTTTGGCCTCTTCGctcccctcgtcttcctctccaATTTTGCCAAGAGCAAAGACATCAGCAAAGAGAAGGCGGCCTTCCTGCTGTCGGTGTTGGCGTTGGTGGATATGTTCGCCCGGCCCTCCATGGGCATGCTGGCCAACACCAAGTGGGTCCGGCCCAGGATTCAGTACTTCTTTGCCGCCGCCGTCCTCTACAACGGCGTGTGTCACGTGCTGGCGCCGCTGTCGGAGGACTACACCGGATTTGTCGTTTACGCCATCTTCTTTGGTTTCGCTTTCGGCTGGCTGAGCGCAGTGTTGTTTGAGACACTGATGGACCTGGTGGGAGCTCAGAGGTTCTCCTCGGCCGTGGGTCTGGTCACCATAGTGGAGTGTGGGCCGGTGCTGTTGGGCCCGCCGCTGACAG GTCAGTTCTATAACTACTACCAGCGCTATGACTACACCTACATCTCCTGTGGCATCATCCTCATTGTTGCAAGCCTCATCCTCTTCTTGGGAATGGGCCTCAACTACCGGCTGCTggcaaaagagaagaaaaatgaggagagaaaagagagggaggagcccAAGGAGGAGCGAGCCGCTATGTTGGCGCCTCCCTCTCCGTCCAAATCAGACGGGGAGAATGCCGAGCCAGCTGCTGTCGTGCTGGATGAAGTTGCCAGGATGGACGAGGACACggtgtag